In Winkia neuii, a genomic segment contains:
- a CDS encoding methylenetetrahydrofolate reductase, with product MTTAHLYKGYKPGQQVAHPTVSFELFPPRSASKLSSIWAGVDRLIAAAPDYVSVTYGASGAKVDTRDTSVRVLTRVLDRHPGLPAVSHLTCVGATRGQLAMTIRLLLRAGIRDFLALRGDPPAGQSEFEVVPGGLASAAELVALIREIAADTLPDGVGAGPNGAGADSAPNPKNYVSIAVAAYPASSGEYRRNDIAALLEKELAGADYAITQVFYDPDEYASLVRELTIAGGRLPIVPGIIPLTDLKRLNALEKIAGVTVPEEVSRTLQITDARERVAKSLRATLNLIDGVLAAGAPGVHLYTFNRPRPALDVVEYVRASGYRNGRMPKRGEIDTELVDLALHRLTPSN from the coding sequence ATGACCACGGCCCACCTCTACAAGGGTTACAAACCAGGCCAGCAAGTAGCGCATCCGACCGTTTCTTTCGAACTGTTCCCCCCGCGCTCAGCCTCGAAACTTTCCTCCATTTGGGCCGGAGTGGACCGCCTTATTGCAGCCGCCCCCGACTACGTTTCGGTAACTTACGGGGCTTCCGGTGCCAAAGTGGACACCCGCGACACTTCCGTGCGAGTACTGACTCGCGTCCTCGACCGCCACCCCGGTCTACCAGCGGTATCGCACTTGACCTGCGTGGGAGCCACCCGCGGCCAACTAGCAATGACCATCCGCCTGCTTTTGCGCGCGGGCATCCGCGATTTCTTGGCGCTGCGCGGGGACCCGCCAGCAGGGCAGAGCGAATTTGAAGTAGTACCGGGAGGGCTGGCTTCAGCAGCCGAACTGGTTGCCCTGATTCGCGAAATTGCGGCGGACACGCTCCCAGACGGCGTGGGCGCGGGACCAAACGGGGCCGGCGCCGACAGTGCTCCCAACCCGAAAAACTACGTGTCGATTGCCGTTGCGGCATACCCCGCCTCCTCTGGCGAATACCGGCGCAACGACATTGCCGCCCTGCTGGAAAAGGAACTAGCCGGCGCCGACTATGCCATCACCCAGGTTTTCTACGACCCGGACGAATACGCCTCGCTGGTACGCGAGCTGACCATTGCCGGTGGCCGCCTGCCGATCGTGCCCGGCATTATTCCGCTGACAGACCTGAAGCGCCTGAACGCCCTCGAAAAGATTGCGGGCGTTACTGTTCCCGAAGAAGTATCGCGCACCCTGCAAATCACGGATGCGCGCGAACGCGTAGCCAAATCCCTTCGCGCTACCTTGAACCTAATAGACGGGGTCTTGGCCGCTGGTGCGCCCGGAGTGCACCTGTATACCTTCAACAGGCCACGCCCCGCCCTCGACGTTGTCGAATATGTGCGGGCCTCAGGCTACCGCAACGGCCGAATGCCCAAGCGCGGTGAGATCGACACCGAGCTTGTTGACCTAGCACTGCATCGGCTAACGCCCAGCAACTAA
- a CDS encoding alpha/beta hydrolase, translating into MSEVQIMTPRGKKLAGDWVAPVDSCDICVVLVHSFLGDRHSAGWFDFLSAAYRGAGYQTMAFDLSGCGQSDDDVLTSDNSAEDIQSVCSWLLDNGVKQVIVHAHGYGATASLRAVPLPAATMILTGPISGSTLMDWSAVFSSDQLDQLEIVGHTIIPGSEGERDHYLISKQTLADLTIVDTQKLATEVTCPVLLIHDGTDQDEGMVESTTQLAALLPDGSRLEVMREANFGAGPSAPESGAAALRAKCLDWLRLHAPAK; encoded by the coding sequence GTGAGCGAAGTGCAGATTATGACCCCACGTGGGAAGAAGCTGGCAGGCGATTGGGTTGCGCCAGTAGACTCTTGCGACATTTGTGTGGTGCTCGTGCACTCATTTTTGGGCGACCGCCATTCAGCCGGCTGGTTTGATTTCCTGAGCGCTGCTTACCGCGGAGCCGGATACCAAACCATGGCTTTTGATCTTTCTGGATGCGGCCAATCCGACGATGATGTGCTAACTAGCGACAACAGCGCCGAGGATATTCAGTCCGTCTGTAGCTGGCTCCTGGATAACGGGGTGAAGCAGGTTATTGTGCATGCTCACGGGTACGGGGCTACCGCCTCGCTTCGGGCCGTCCCACTGCCGGCAGCAACCATGATCCTAACTGGCCCAATTTCGGGGTCGACGCTGATGGATTGGAGCGCCGTCTTCTCTTCGGATCAGCTTGACCAACTAGAGATTGTTGGCCACACGATCATCCCCGGTTCCGAGGGCGAACGCGACCACTACCTGATTTCTAAGCAAACCCTGGCGGATCTGACCATTGTGGACACGCAAAAGCTGGCCACCGAGGTGACTTGCCCGGTGCTGCTCATTCACGACGGGACTGATCAGGACGAGGGCATGGTAGAATCTACAACTCAGCTGGCGGCCTTGTTGCCTGACGGCTCGCGGCTGGAAGTGATGCGCGAAGCAAATTTCGGAGCTGGACCTTCGGCACCCGAGTCGGGGGCGGCTGCCCTGCGCGCCAAGTGTCTTGACTGGCTTCGCCTGCACGCGCCCGCAAAGTAG
- a CDS encoding antibiotic biosynthesis monooxygenase family protein: MSIVVTNEISIHPEDAQAVAARFKANGSRMGDLEGFEGFDLLQPTDPADDRWLVVTRWANEKSYEAWIHSHHFSASHGHKADEEGGPARKVAKTPVVRHYQVAHCQEGN, from the coding sequence ATGAGCATTGTGGTAACGAACGAAATCAGTATTCATCCCGAGGACGCACAGGCCGTCGCCGCCCGCTTCAAGGCGAACGGTTCACGTATGGGGGACCTGGAAGGTTTCGAGGGCTTCGATCTGTTGCAACCCACAGATCCGGCTGATGACCGATGGCTGGTAGTGACCCGGTGGGCCAACGAGAAGTCCTACGAGGCGTGGATTCACTCCCACCACTTCAGCGCTTCGCACGGGCACAAGGCAGATGAAGAGGGCGGGCCCGCCCGCAAGGTGGCCAAGACCCCAGTGGTGCGCCACTACCAGGTGGCTCACTGCCAGGAGGGCAACTGA
- the hrpA gene encoding ATP-dependent RNA helicase HrpA, producing MTQKKAKPHKERRGRRPARGFKPFSDQLLSARRASVPTITYPAQLPVSSRRDDIAKAISENQVVILSGQTGSGKTTQLPKICLELGRGITGMIGHTQPRRLAARTVAERISDELGTPLGETVGFQVRFTDKVSDKTLIKLMTDGILLAEIQTDPMLRRYDTIIVDEAHERSLNIDFILGYLARLLPARPDLKVIITSATIDSERFAEAFGTDKPAPVLDVSGRTFPVEVRYRPLEIENLVEDGGDIHVEAEPIDQVTGIIEAVDELLDEPGDSGPRDILVFLPGERDIRETQEALEDHLRHLSAGCAVEVLPLFSRLSAAEQRKIFAPHSRRRIVLATNVAETSLTVPGIRYVIDPGLARISRYSSRTKVQRLPIEPVSQASANQRSGRCGRLAPGVAIRLYSEEDFNARPEFTEPEILRTSLAAVILQMASLGLGKVEDFPFIDPPERKAVRDGTQLLYEVGAFTREGTLTNIGRRLSRLPIDPRLGRMLLEAEQRGCASEVLVIIAALSMQDIRERPADAQEASDAKHRRLADRKSDFITYLNMWRYVRTLSRELSNSAFRRSARKEYLHFLRIREWQDVVTQLRQMARDIHLKVHKLAMPDPADLAAYTAGATPASPEFNDAVAKACVELTAGPTTTDADSIHQSILTGLLSNLGMWVAPHKVYEGARGTKFVLWPGSGLRGSHPEWVMAAELVETSRLFARTAAAIRPEWIEPVATHLSQCSFGDPVWSKSAGSAVVTEKVTLYGMTIVADRKVRLATAARQTTDPAKAQQMLALAREMFIRKALVEGEWNSRHRFVRANARVLDRAYEVERRRREVGLVASDDALVSFFEDRLPLDVTDQVSFDRWWKGARRRQSDYLTYGMADVLPRGGQADETEDAPALDKNAFPDRWQLGDIALPLTYVFAPGDPADGVTLTVPLEVLPRLEEQEFQWLVPGFLDQLCTGIVRSLPKAVRRELVPAPDVGAAVAKWIRSDGKTSKEAASTFAQKQAAALDQSMARLASWAGIEPKPKPQPQKDAKTQPQKDAKTQPQETRIKAGEGDLAVALRAGLRAVKAVDVPATDIDMAIESLPDHLRMRFVVTQNGQQLATSRELVYLQRTLDTKASAAVRSAVSGAVARAMAEAGMVDPRAKKKGKKKPKLPAPKVVKGPSIKEEEGLSSWPSQHALPDSVVTTGASMTVRAYPSLVDPYAPVREDLADTPGTGVGNTAKGQVALRLLAENSIREREHRLGLIRLYVQQLSLPTKRITTRWRGSEAAALAQSPYLSTEEMVADAQWAAVAALLDEAPQADSFSEMPGGLPRTKDTFEQVGTWMRDKLEDRVYQIMGQVARALAANGRLDKAIRSANQLSMLDVLTEVKAQQNQLIFPGFIARTPTFALPHLDRYLAAAHRRVARPGADQRAAWQLQQVSFEVEDAIEAASSLPWDGARWARLERAQWMVQELAVQVYAQTLGTAVKVSPKRIRELLY from the coding sequence GTGACTCAGAAGAAAGCAAAGCCTCATAAAGAACGGCGAGGGCGCAGGCCCGCACGTGGTTTCAAACCGTTTTCGGATCAGTTGCTTTCGGCCCGCCGGGCCTCAGTCCCAACAATTACTTACCCCGCCCAGCTGCCTGTAAGTAGCAGGCGGGACGATATTGCCAAGGCCATATCGGAAAACCAGGTTGTCATACTGTCCGGGCAGACCGGTTCGGGCAAGACAACGCAGCTGCCCAAGATCTGCTTGGAGCTGGGGCGCGGCATTACCGGAATGATTGGCCACACCCAGCCACGGCGGCTCGCTGCCCGCACGGTGGCTGAGCGCATTAGCGACGAACTAGGCACCCCGCTTGGGGAAACAGTCGGTTTCCAAGTCCGTTTTACTGACAAAGTGTCAGATAAGACCTTGATCAAATTGATGACCGACGGCATTTTGCTGGCGGAAATTCAAACTGACCCGATGCTTCGCCGCTACGACACGATCATCGTCGACGAAGCACACGAGCGCTCCCTCAATATCGACTTCATTCTGGGGTATTTGGCTCGGCTCCTGCCTGCCCGCCCGGATCTGAAGGTCATCATCACCTCGGCCACGATCGACTCGGAGCGTTTTGCCGAGGCCTTCGGCACTGACAAGCCCGCCCCCGTCCTGGACGTATCGGGCCGCACCTTCCCCGTGGAGGTGCGCTACCGCCCTCTGGAAATTGAAAACCTAGTCGAAGACGGCGGCGATATTCACGTAGAGGCCGAGCCGATCGACCAGGTGACAGGCATTATAGAGGCAGTAGACGAGCTGCTGGACGAACCGGGCGACTCGGGCCCGCGCGACATCTTGGTGTTCCTGCCAGGTGAACGCGATATTCGCGAAACGCAGGAGGCACTGGAAGATCACCTGAGGCATTTATCCGCCGGCTGCGCGGTCGAAGTGCTACCGCTATTTTCTCGCCTGTCGGCCGCCGAACAGCGCAAAATTTTCGCCCCCCACTCGCGCCGCCGAATCGTGTTGGCCACGAACGTCGCCGAGACCTCCCTTACCGTGCCGGGCATCCGCTACGTGATAGACCCGGGCCTCGCGCGCATTTCCAGGTATTCAAGTCGCACCAAGGTGCAGCGCCTGCCCATCGAACCCGTCTCGCAAGCTAGCGCCAACCAGCGTTCTGGACGATGCGGACGACTGGCGCCGGGGGTAGCCATAAGGCTGTATTCCGAGGAGGACTTCAACGCCCGCCCCGAGTTCACCGAACCCGAAATTTTGCGCACCTCCCTAGCGGCGGTGATCTTGCAGATGGCCTCGCTTGGACTGGGCAAAGTCGAGGATTTTCCGTTCATCGACCCACCCGAGCGCAAGGCAGTGCGCGACGGCACCCAGCTGCTCTACGAAGTTGGGGCCTTTACTCGCGAGGGCACGCTAACCAACATTGGTCGGCGCCTGTCTAGGCTGCCTATAGATCCGCGCCTGGGGCGGATGCTACTGGAAGCTGAACAACGCGGCTGCGCCTCAGAGGTGCTGGTCATCATTGCGGCTCTTTCCATGCAGGACATCCGCGAGCGCCCCGCCGATGCGCAAGAAGCCTCGGATGCAAAGCACCGCCGTCTGGCGGATCGCAAGAGTGACTTCATCACCTACCTGAACATGTGGCGGTATGTGCGCACCCTGTCGCGCGAATTATCTAATTCAGCTTTCCGCCGTAGCGCTCGCAAGGAGTACCTGCACTTCCTGCGCATTCGCGAGTGGCAGGACGTGGTTACCCAGCTACGACAGATGGCTCGCGATATTCACCTGAAGGTCCACAAGCTGGCCATGCCCGACCCGGCAGATCTTGCCGCGTACACCGCCGGCGCTACCCCCGCCAGCCCCGAGTTCAACGATGCGGTAGCAAAGGCGTGCGTCGAGCTGACGGCAGGCCCCACCACTACTGACGCGGACTCGATTCACCAATCCATCCTTACCGGCCTACTGTCCAACTTGGGCATGTGGGTGGCTCCCCACAAGGTGTACGAAGGCGCCCGCGGCACAAAGTTCGTACTGTGGCCTGGTTCCGGCCTTCGCGGCAGCCACCCAGAGTGGGTTATGGCAGCCGAGTTGGTGGAAACTTCCCGGTTGTTCGCGCGCACTGCCGCGGCCATCCGCCCCGAATGGATCGAGCCCGTGGCCACCCACCTTTCCCAATGTAGCTTTGGGGACCCTGTATGGTCTAAATCTGCTGGTAGCGCGGTAGTTACGGAAAAAGTAACGCTTTACGGCATGACCATTGTTGCCGACCGAAAGGTACGTTTAGCAACAGCCGCAAGACAGACTACAGACCCTGCCAAGGCACAACAGATGCTGGCACTGGCGCGGGAAATGTTTATTCGCAAAGCCCTTGTAGAGGGCGAGTGGAACAGCCGGCACCGTTTCGTGCGCGCCAACGCCAGGGTCTTAGACCGCGCCTACGAGGTGGAACGCCGCCGCCGCGAAGTGGGCCTAGTGGCCAGCGACGACGCCCTTGTTTCCTTCTTTGAAGATCGACTCCCCCTAGACGTTACCGACCAGGTCAGCTTCGACAGGTGGTGGAAGGGGGCGCGCCGGCGCCAGAGCGACTACCTAACCTACGGCATGGCAGACGTGTTGCCGCGTGGCGGGCAGGCCGACGAGACCGAGGATGCCCCCGCCCTCGACAAGAATGCCTTCCCCGACAGGTGGCAGCTGGGCGACATTGCCTTGCCACTCACCTACGTGTTTGCTCCGGGTGACCCGGCCGATGGGGTAACCCTGACGGTTCCCCTAGAGGTACTGCCCCGCCTTGAGGAACAAGAATTTCAGTGGCTAGTCCCCGGCTTCTTAGATCAGCTGTGCACCGGCATTGTGCGCTCGCTGCCCAAGGCGGTACGCCGCGAACTAGTGCCCGCCCCGGACGTGGGCGCTGCGGTGGCAAAGTGGATTCGTTCTGACGGCAAGACTTCCAAAGAAGCGGCCTCGACCTTCGCGCAGAAGCAGGCGGCCGCCCTCGACCAATCCATGGCCAGGCTGGCGTCGTGGGCAGGCATCGAGCCCAAGCCGAAGCCCCAGCCACAAAAAGACGCAAAGACCCAGCCGCAAAAAGACGCAAAGACCCAGCCGCAAGAAACCCGCATCAAAGCTGGCGAGGGCGACCTGGCCGTGGCCCTACGCGCCGGGCTGCGTGCAGTAAAGGCTGTAGACGTGCCGGCCACAGACATTGACATGGCGATCGAATCCCTGCCCGACCACCTACGCATGCGCTTCGTTGTCACGCAAAATGGGCAGCAGCTAGCAACCTCTAGGGAGCTGGTCTATCTGCAGCGCACGCTGGATACGAAAGCGTCCGCGGCGGTGCGCTCAGCGGTCTCCGGGGCGGTGGCCCGGGCGATGGCCGAGGCCGGGATGGTCGACCCGCGCGCAAAGAAGAAGGGCAAGAAGAAGCCCAAGCTGCCTGCTCCCAAGGTGGTAAAGGGGCCCAGCATCAAAGAAGAGGAAGGGCTTTCCTCCTGGCCAAGTCAGCACGCCCTCCCCGATTCGGTGGTCACCACGGGAGCAAGTATGACTGTGCGCGCCTACCCCTCGCTGGTCGACCCCTATGCTCCCGTGCGCGAAGACCTGGCTGACACCCCCGGCACCGGGGTGGGCAACACCGCTAAGGGGCAGGTAGCGCTGCGTTTGCTCGCAGAAAATTCCATCCGGGAACGCGAGCATCGCCTTGGCCTCATTCGACTTTACGTGCAGCAGCTGAGCTTGCCTACCAAGCGCATTACCACCAGGTGGCGTGGCAGCGAAGCGGCAGCCCTAGCCCAGTCTCCCTACCTCTCTACCGAGGAGATGGTGGCGGATGCGCAGTGGGCGGCGGTAGCAGCACTGCTGGACGAGGCACCGCAGGCGGACTCCTTCTCCGAAATGCCGGGCGGCCTGCCGCGCACCAAGGACACATTCGAGCAGGTAGGCACCTGGATGCGCGACAAGTTAGAAGACCGCGTGTACCAGATCATGGGGCAGGTGGCCCGCGCCCTGGCAGCCAACGGGCGGCTGGACAAGGCGATACGCAGCGCCAACCAGCTGTCCATGCTCGATGTGCTAACCGAGGTGAAGGCCCAGCAAAACCAGCTGATATTCCCCGGATTCATCGCCCGCACCCCCACTTTCGCCCTGCCGCATTTGGACCGTTACCTGGCTGCCGCTCACAGGCGGGTAGCCCGACCGGGTGCCGACCAGCGGGCTGCTTGGCAGTTGCAGCAGGTTTCTTTCGAGGTCGAAGACGCCATCGAGGCCGCATCCTCGCTTCCGTGGGATGGCGCCCGGTGGGCCCGACTCGAGCGCGCGCAGTGGATGGTGCAGGAGCTTGCGGTGCAGGTGTACGCGCAGACGCTCGGAACCGCGGTGAAGGTGAGTCCGAAGAGAATCCGCGAATTGCTCTATTGA
- a CDS encoding DUF1963 domain-containing protein has product MGLFQRILEFFRGGSAPESDVPEQIPQPEQPKLIPARKVPPPYSGDPRLQQVAHAVREETKTAAIYLRPTSGKPTLAGNKLGGIPLLDARGVPQGQEGPLALLLQLDLEELPKVLPWLPDRGLLQIFVGTDAEYGRGQAPLIRLAIKPVSIGMNAQERTREVYQAELKHAAFAADGEVKVRAEAGYEYISPSEAGFDELYILHFNKVFPDTPLTSLTDLRQYGIYEDVLNAFPLNTAPRLGGRADWCKDEPTARGEHVLFAFGGDQLRTDTSVVDLLGNDRLAAGAITATDTASFADASWWWARPNGN; this is encoded by the coding sequence GTGGGATTGTTTCAGCGAATATTAGAGTTCTTTCGGGGCGGTAGTGCGCCCGAATCTGACGTGCCCGAACAGATCCCCCAGCCCGAGCAGCCGAAGCTAATCCCCGCGCGCAAAGTGCCGCCTCCTTACAGCGGCGATCCGCGCCTGCAGCAGGTAGCTCACGCGGTGCGTGAAGAAACGAAGACCGCTGCAATTTATTTGCGGCCGACCTCGGGAAAACCAACGTTAGCCGGCAATAAGTTGGGCGGCATCCCGCTGCTGGATGCGCGCGGCGTACCCCAGGGGCAAGAGGGGCCGCTAGCCTTGCTGTTGCAGCTTGACTTGGAAGAGCTCCCCAAGGTGTTGCCGTGGCTGCCTGATCGCGGCCTGTTGCAGATCTTCGTTGGCACGGACGCTGAATATGGTAGGGGACAAGCCCCGCTGATACGCCTGGCTATCAAGCCCGTTTCTATTGGAATGAACGCGCAAGAGCGCACTCGCGAGGTCTACCAGGCCGAGCTAAAGCATGCGGCTTTCGCAGCTGACGGAGAGGTCAAGGTTCGCGCCGAAGCCGGTTACGAATACATTTCTCCGTCCGAAGCAGGATTCGACGAACTGTATATTCTCCACTTCAACAAGGTATTCCCCGACACTCCCCTAACTTCCCTTACCGACCTGCGCCAATACGGAATTTACGAGGACGTGCTGAACGCCTTCCCCCTAAACACCGCTCCCCGATTGGGTGGGCGAGCCGACTGGTGCAAGGATGAACCGACCGCACGCGGAGAACACGTCCTCTTCGCCTTCGGCGGGGATCAACTGCGCACTGACACTTCGGTAGTAGATCTGCTGGGTAACGACAGGCTAGCTGCAGGGGCAATCACCGCAACAGATACAGCCTCCTTCGCAGACGCCTCTTGGTGGTGGGCGCGCCCCAATGGAAATTGA
- a CDS encoding SprT-like domain-containing protein — translation MEIDAAIALTRQILAQRGLDWQVKADHAHRRAGACHHAKKTITLSRVLLPLYPKEAVRNVILHEVAHALAGASAGHGPKWKKIAAQLGASPRASLPASLPTAPAPWIGRCPAGHESPRYRRPTRVLSCGKCSRQFCGDAILSWYFHGEKVPPEQLGRNYLKQMRTLRKTNT, via the coding sequence ATGGAAATTGATGCGGCCATTGCGCTCACTCGGCAGATCCTGGCCCAGCGCGGGTTGGACTGGCAAGTAAAAGCAGACCACGCCCACAGGCGCGCCGGAGCCTGCCACCACGCCAAGAAGACGATCACCCTGTCGCGGGTACTGTTACCGCTCTACCCCAAGGAGGCGGTCCGCAACGTCATCCTGCACGAAGTAGCCCACGCACTGGCGGGTGCCAGCGCAGGCCACGGCCCCAAATGGAAAAAGATCGCCGCCCAGTTGGGAGCCTCCCCACGCGCTAGCCTACCCGCCTCTTTGCCCACTGCTCCCGCGCCATGGATTGGCCGCTGCCCTGCCGGCCACGAAAGCCCTCGCTACCGCCGTCCCACGCGGGTGCTAAGCTGCGGCAAATGCTCCCGCCAATTTTGCGGGGACGCCATCTTGAGCTGGTATTTTCACGGCGAAAAAGTGCCCCCGGAACAGTTGGGGAGAAACTACCTAAAGCAGATGCGCACCCTCAGGAAAACCAATACTTGA
- a CDS encoding TetR/AcrR family transcriptional regulator, with amino-acid sequence MSVDLAAPTGWEHSKREATRQALLEGGLQLVIKTGIPAMTVGTISEAAGFTRGAFYYNFVDKSDFVSTLIGWYYQHLRVHTVEVWEELQTVLEGIDMDAPAPKRAETALTPFLDAITGNHRAIIAQEMRLYASRDQHCYEILQSAEFEWQHEIEEYFQRIMDAVNIKCTGSLKDLALLARTAYTVFDVSPEGYTDHYGETVGETPTTLSTIFELMITDK; translated from the coding sequence ATGTCTGTTGATCTAGCGGCCCCCACTGGATGGGAGCACTCAAAGCGCGAAGCTACCCGCCAGGCACTCCTGGAAGGCGGCCTGCAGCTTGTAATCAAGACTGGTATCCCCGCCATGACCGTGGGAACTATTTCGGAAGCTGCCGGTTTTACCCGGGGCGCTTTCTACTACAATTTCGTAGATAAGTCGGACTTCGTATCCACTCTTATCGGCTGGTACTACCAGCACCTGCGCGTTCACACCGTAGAGGTGTGGGAGGAACTGCAGACTGTCCTCGAAGGTATCGACATGGACGCCCCCGCGCCCAAGCGTGCGGAAACTGCCCTAACTCCGTTCCTGGATGCCATTACCGGCAACCATAGGGCAATAATCGCCCAGGAAATGCGCCTATACGCCTCCCGCGACCAGCACTGCTACGAAATTCTGCAGTCTGCCGAGTTCGAATGGCAGCACGAAATTGAAGAGTACTTCCAGCGCATCATGGACGCCGTGAACATCAAGTGCACCGGTTCCCTGAAGGATCTGGCACTGCTAGCTCGCACCGCCTACACGGTCTTTGACGTCTCCCCGGAGGGTTACACCGACCACTACGGCGAAACAGTAGGCGAGACGCCAACGACGCTGTCCACCATTTTCGAGCTAATGATCACTGACAAGTAG
- a CDS encoding phosphoribosyltransferase, producing the protein MEKENDREVLTWQAFGDGMRTLAEHIYESGWMPDLVVAVARGGLLPAGALSYALGTKSIGTLNVEFYTDIAETLPEPVVLPPLMDTSALRGKKVLVVDDVADSGKTLQLVVDLVSKHGVVSADEEVVEVSEVRSAVIYEKSRSIVKPDYVLKKTDKWINFPWSTLPPVTDPNKVGA; encoded by the coding sequence ATGGAGAAGGAAAACGACCGCGAAGTTCTAACCTGGCAAGCCTTTGGCGACGGCATGCGCACGCTTGCCGAACACATCTACGAATCGGGATGGATGCCCGACCTGGTAGTGGCAGTAGCCCGTGGCGGCTTGCTCCCCGCAGGCGCCCTGTCCTACGCCCTCGGCACCAAGTCGATCGGCACCCTGAACGTAGAGTTCTACACTGACATTGCTGAAACCCTTCCCGAGCCGGTGGTTCTTCCCCCGCTCATGGACACTTCAGCACTGCGTGGCAAGAAGGTGCTGGTAGTTGACGACGTAGCAGATTCGGGTAAAACCCTGCAGCTAGTTGTCGACCTGGTGTCCAAGCATGGCGTTGTTTCTGCCGACGAAGAAGTAGTTGAAGTCTCTGAGGTTCGCAGCGCGGTCATCTACGAGAAGTCTCGCTCGATCGTCAAGCCAGATTACGTGCTGAAGAAAACCGATAAGTGGATCAATTTCCCCTGGTCCACCTTGCCGCCAGTCACTGACCCCAACAAGGTTGGGGCCTAG
- a CDS encoding ribonuclease HI, translated as MSQPASRASNRLTRLIAVHSVQTSVGPAELVITVTTKDGAVEARIDEPVSLQDELPMMVLRRFSEVVAWKQPAAVRISACRVADEIRSYEDSFPIITLVDGTDPIARKLGAEVRARAAEWAGDNAAHLRELAKAQATRKKFEDALVKPLVVVATDGSVGRGNPQGAWAWIDSLGGGNGDLYTGDIVECELWAIIRAIRSHPNTRMRIITDSQVSVDLVEARLSPQARREREQGKDPVDMPEISRDASALADKAARAIEKHVGVVSLEWVRSHAAKPQNLAEYMNEGADTAAVLVRRRLSDPQLANREDVRARVRTVASATIANYRRSL; from the coding sequence ATGAGCCAGCCAGCCTCTAGAGCGTCTAACAGGCTGACCCGACTAATAGCTGTACATTCGGTACAAACCTCTGTGGGCCCCGCCGAGCTGGTCATTACCGTCACTACAAAAGATGGTGCCGTCGAGGCGCGCATAGACGAGCCCGTCTCGCTGCAAGACGAACTGCCCATGATGGTGCTTCGCCGCTTTTCCGAGGTCGTAGCTTGGAAACAACCGGCAGCCGTGCGGATTTCGGCGTGCCGGGTGGCAGACGAGATCAGATCTTACGAAGATTCGTTCCCAATAATTACCCTGGTCGACGGCACCGATCCGATTGCCCGCAAACTGGGGGCTGAGGTGCGCGCGCGGGCCGCTGAGTGGGCCGGAGATAATGCGGCCCATCTGCGGGAGTTGGCGAAAGCGCAGGCTACCCGCAAAAAATTCGAGGACGCCCTCGTGAAACCGCTAGTAGTAGTGGCAACGGACGGTTCGGTAGGAAGAGGAAACCCGCAGGGAGCCTGGGCGTGGATTGATTCGCTTGGGGGAGGCAACGGTGACCTGTATACGGGCGACATCGTTGAGTGCGAGCTGTGGGCAATCATCCGGGCGATCCGCTCGCATCCGAACACTAGGATGCGGATCATTACCGACTCGCAGGTGTCCGTGGATCTGGTGGAAGCGCGGCTCTCGCCGCAAGCCAGGCGCGAACGGGAGCAGGGCAAGGACCCGGTGGACATGCCAGAGATCAGCCGGGATGCTTCCGCGCTGGCAGATAAGGCTGCCCGGGCAATCGAAAAACACGTGGGCGTAGTGTCTTTGGAATGGGTGCGCTCGCACGCGGCAAAGCCCCAAAATTTGGCCGAATATATGAATGAGGGCGCCGATACCGCTGCCGTGTTAGTACGGCGACGGCTCAGCGACCCTCAGCTTGCTAATAGGGAGGACGTGCGGGCTCGCGTGCGCACTGTTGCCAGTGCGACGATCGCGAACTACAGGCGTTCCCTCTAG